In one window of Microbacterium dextranolyticum DNA:
- a CDS encoding ferrochelatase: MAADRLASTGDGFRPKPPRASAAPACTSIDGDGCRVPAATAAAAPGPAHVSQPTPYDGILLLGFGGPEGQEDVIPFLRNVTAGRGIPDERLEEVAHHYRHFGGVSPINEHNRELKAALDVELAARGIDLPVYWGNRNWMPYVADALQAAHDAGRTRLLAIATSAYSSYSSCRQYREDLADAVEATGLSGLVEIDKVRQFFDHPGFVTPFAEGVAAGLDALHADGFSDDEIEILFSTHSIPNSDADRSGPPERELGTGGAYVAQHTAVAEAIVARLGTDCAWQLVYQSRSGPPQVPWLEPDINDAMAELPARGRSAVLIVPLGFVSDHMEVLWDLDTEAMETAQELGLTAVRTPTPGTHPAYVTGLVDLVVERIEGTDPADRPHETALGPWYDVCRPGCCENKRLGFQPALAGVAP; this comes from the coding sequence ATGGCCGCCGACCGCCTGGCATCCACCGGCGACGGGTTCCGTCCGAAGCCGCCGCGCGCGAGCGCCGCGCCCGCGTGCACGTCGATCGACGGCGACGGATGCCGTGTGCCCGCTGCGACCGCGGCCGCAGCGCCGGGGCCCGCGCACGTCTCGCAGCCGACGCCGTACGACGGCATCCTGCTGCTGGGCTTCGGCGGCCCGGAGGGGCAGGAGGACGTGATCCCGTTCCTGCGCAACGTCACCGCCGGACGCGGAATCCCCGATGAGCGTCTCGAAGAGGTCGCCCACCACTACCGCCACTTCGGGGGCGTCTCGCCGATCAACGAGCACAACCGCGAGCTGAAGGCGGCGCTCGACGTCGAGCTCGCCGCGCGCGGCATCGACCTTCCCGTCTACTGGGGCAACCGCAACTGGATGCCCTACGTCGCCGATGCTCTGCAGGCCGCGCACGACGCCGGGCGCACGCGCCTGCTCGCCATCGCGACGAGCGCCTACAGCTCGTACTCCTCGTGCCGGCAGTACCGCGAAGACCTGGCCGACGCCGTCGAGGCGACGGGCCTGTCGGGTCTCGTCGAGATCGACAAGGTGCGGCAGTTCTTCGACCACCCGGGCTTCGTCACGCCGTTCGCCGAGGGGGTTGCAGCAGGGCTCGACGCGCTGCACGCCGACGGCTTCTCCGACGACGAGATCGAGATCCTCTTCTCGACGCACTCGATCCCGAACAGCGACGCCGACCGCTCCGGGCCTCCCGAGCGTGAGCTCGGAACCGGAGGCGCGTACGTGGCGCAGCACACCGCGGTCGCCGAGGCGATCGTGGCGCGCCTGGGCACCGACTGCGCCTGGCAGCTCGTCTACCAGAGCCGCTCCGGCCCCCCGCAGGTGCCGTGGCTCGAGCCCGACATCAACGACGCGATGGCAGAGCTGCCCGCCCGCGGTCGGAGCGCCGTGCTCATCGTGCCGCTCGGGTTCGTCAGCGACCACATGGAAGTGCTGTGGGACCTCGACACCGAGGCGATGGAGACGGCGCAGGAGCTCGGCCTCACGGCTGTCCGTACGCCCACCCCCGGCACCCATCCCGCGTACGTGACCGGTCTCGTCGACCTGGTCGTCGAGCGGATCGAGGGCACGGATCCTGCCGACCGTCCGCACGAGACCGCGCTCGGCCCCTGGTACGACGTATGCCGCCCGGGATGCTGCGAGAACAAGCGCCTCGGATTCCAGCCGGCGCTGGCGGGAGTGGCTCCGTGA
- the hemQ gene encoding hydrogen peroxide-dependent heme synthase, with the protein MTESIPLGYTLFAVLAGPRPRGTAPDAAALADLESVVASFEADGVTLRGLYDVTGMRAEADLMVWLHTLPGSTEDPATLQRALRALRRTDALAEFDNVWSVMGVHREAEFNKRHVPGYLRGEHARGWLCLYPFVRSYEWYLLPDEERSAMLSEHGRKGAAFREVLANTVSTFGLSDYEWLLPLESDDPIHLVDMMRDLRATDARRHVREEVPFYTGRRLEIAELAEVLD; encoded by the coding sequence ATGACCGAATCCATCCCTCTCGGCTACACCCTGTTCGCCGTGCTCGCCGGCCCGCGCCCCCGCGGGACCGCCCCCGACGCCGCCGCCCTCGCCGATCTCGAGAGCGTCGTCGCCTCGTTCGAGGCCGACGGCGTCACCCTCCGCGGTCTCTACGACGTCACCGGCATGCGCGCCGAGGCCGACCTGATGGTGTGGCTGCACACGCTCCCCGGATCGACCGAAGACCCCGCCACGCTCCAGCGCGCGCTGCGCGCCCTCCGCCGCACGGACGCGCTTGCAGAGTTCGACAACGTGTGGAGCGTCATGGGTGTGCACCGTGAGGCGGAGTTCAACAAGCGCCACGTCCCCGGATACCTCCGCGGCGAGCACGCCCGCGGCTGGCTGTGTCTGTACCCTTTCGTCCGCAGCTACGAGTGGTACCTGCTGCCCGACGAGGAGCGCTCCGCGATGCTCTCCGAGCACGGGCGCAAGGGCGCGGCTTTCCGCGAGGTGCTCGCCAACACCGTCTCGACCTTCGGCCTGAGCGACTACGAGTGGCTGCTGCCCTTGGAGAGCGACGACCCCATCCACCTCGTCGACATGATGCGCGATCTCCGCGCGACGGATGCCCGCCGCCACGTGCGCGAAGAGGTGCCTTTCTACACGGGGCGTCGACTCGAGATCGCCGAACTCGCCGAGGTGCTGGACTGA
- a CDS encoding protoporphyrinogen/coproporphyrinogen oxidase — protein MTDADVLIVGAGIAGLTLAHDLARGGRRVVALEAADEPGGLLRRGRLAGIDLDLGAESFATRTDAVASLIADAALDLDVVSPRGGGAHLALAAPSRGDGAVRAPLPRRTVLGIPADPLAPDVVALIGTDAAARAATEIDLPALTRAELDAEPSLFDLVAERCGPRVAERLVDTLCRSVYSRPAAELRLSALNPAMWRAVQAHGSLTAAASEVAQTARAGAAVGGISGGMWRLPAALASAARAHGAAIRTGVVVDAVTGTGERVVVHTSAGSFTAPDVVVATGPAVAARLLGADTGIGSAAHGDAARRADPCPAPVRVVAAAVDHAGLDAFPVGSGVIVDPALASAAKALTHVNAKWDWADAATPSGRHLVRLSARDSAAAGLDTADDVARALSLLTGLDIRGGDVVDLVVQEWSDAVASGRTETLGRVAAERGLHLAGATAAGTGLASVIPHARALAAALLASSDAPEPTPSAAPTRSLA, from the coding sequence GTGACCGACGCCGACGTCCTCATCGTCGGCGCGGGCATCGCCGGCCTGACCCTCGCGCACGACCTCGCGCGGGGCGGACGCCGTGTCGTGGCGCTCGAGGCGGCCGACGAGCCCGGCGGACTGCTGCGGCGCGGCCGTCTCGCCGGGATCGACCTCGACCTCGGCGCCGAATCGTTCGCGACCCGTACCGACGCGGTCGCCTCCCTCATCGCGGATGCCGCGCTCGACCTCGACGTCGTGTCGCCCCGTGGGGGCGGGGCGCATCTCGCCCTGGCCGCCCCGTCGCGTGGGGACGGAGCCGTCCGCGCGCCGCTGCCGCGGCGGACGGTCCTCGGCATCCCCGCCGATCCGCTCGCGCCCGACGTCGTCGCCCTGATCGGGACGGATGCCGCCGCGCGCGCCGCGACGGAGATCGATCTTCCCGCGCTGACGCGCGCGGAGCTGGACGCCGAGCCGTCGCTGTTCGATCTCGTCGCCGAGCGGTGCGGCCCCCGCGTCGCGGAGCGTCTCGTCGACACCCTCTGCCGGAGCGTCTACTCGCGACCGGCCGCCGAGCTGCGGCTCTCCGCACTCAACCCCGCGATGTGGCGAGCCGTCCAGGCGCACGGTTCGCTCACGGCCGCCGCCTCCGAGGTCGCCCAGACCGCCCGCGCCGGCGCCGCCGTCGGCGGAATCTCCGGCGGCATGTGGCGTCTGCCCGCCGCCCTCGCCTCCGCGGCCCGCGCACACGGCGCCGCCATCCGCACCGGCGTGGTCGTCGACGCGGTGACGGGCACGGGGGAGCGCGTCGTCGTGCACACGTCGGCCGGATCGTTCACGGCGCCCGACGTCGTCGTCGCGACGGGCCCCGCCGTCGCCGCGAGGCTGCTCGGTGCCGACACCGGCATCGGGTCCGCAGCCCACGGCGACGCCGCCCGCCGCGCGGACCCCTGCCCCGCGCCCGTGCGCGTCGTCGCGGCGGCCGTCGACCACGCCGGCCTGGATGCGTTCCCCGTCGGCTCCGGAGTGATCGTCGACCCCGCCCTCGCGTCCGCCGCCAAAGCGCTCACGCACGTGAACGCGAAGTGGGACTGGGCCGACGCCGCGACGCCCTCCGGCCGGCACCTCGTCCGGCTCTCCGCCCGCGACAGCGCCGCCGCCGGACTCGATACGGCCGACGACGTCGCGCGCGCTCTGTCGCTCCTGACCGGCCTCGACATCCGCGGCGGCGACGTCGTCGACCTCGTCGTCCAGGAATGGTCGGATGCCGTGGCATCCGGTCGCACCGAGACCCTCGGCCGCGTCGCCGCCGAGCGCGGCCTGCATCTGGCCGGTGCCACCGCCGCCGGTACCGGCCTCGCCTCGGTCATCCCGCATGCGCGCGCCCTCGCCGCCGCTCTTCTCGCGTCGTCCGACGCCCCCGAACCCACCCCGTCCGCCGCACCCACGAGGAGCCTCGCATGA
- the hemE gene encoding uroporphyrinogen decarboxylase, with protein MVRALRGERPDVTPVWFMRQAGRSLPEYRALRSRGTMLEACLDPALASEITLQPVRRHGVDAAVFFSDIVVPLKLIGLDVEIAAGRGPVFAEPVQTAAQIARLVEIDPDLVLERGDAIAEAVVRTTEMLAEVSDERGEPIPLIGFAGAPFTLAAYVVEGGPSKDHLGARGLIHADPAAWHDLTQWLAAVTGRFLALQVRAGASAAQLFDSWAGALAPADYRRAVLPASAAALEPVRSLALPDVPDGVPIIHFGVGTGEILADMASIGIDALGVDYRIPLDVAAARVGANLTLQGNLDPALLFAPEEARRAAVHETLTAGLAARAHVFNLGHGVPKDTDPAVLTDLVRTVHDWRRP; from the coding sequence CTGGTGCGCGCCCTGCGCGGCGAACGCCCCGATGTCACCCCGGTGTGGTTCATGCGCCAGGCGGGCCGTTCCCTTCCCGAGTACCGGGCGCTGCGCAGCCGCGGCACCATGCTCGAGGCCTGTCTCGATCCCGCCCTCGCGAGCGAGATCACCCTCCAGCCGGTGCGCCGGCACGGTGTGGATGCCGCGGTGTTCTTCAGCGACATCGTGGTGCCGCTGAAGCTGATCGGCCTCGATGTGGAGATCGCGGCAGGACGCGGTCCCGTCTTCGCGGAACCGGTCCAGACCGCCGCGCAGATCGCGCGGCTCGTCGAGATCGACCCCGATCTCGTGCTCGAGCGCGGCGACGCGATCGCCGAGGCCGTCGTCCGTACGACCGAGATGCTCGCCGAGGTCTCGGACGAGCGCGGTGAGCCGATCCCTCTCATCGGATTCGCGGGCGCGCCGTTCACCCTGGCCGCGTACGTCGTCGAAGGCGGCCCGTCGAAGGACCACCTCGGAGCCCGTGGCCTCATCCACGCCGACCCCGCCGCCTGGCACGACCTCACCCAGTGGCTCGCCGCGGTGACCGGCCGCTTCCTCGCCCTTCAGGTGCGCGCGGGTGCGAGCGCGGCGCAGTTGTTCGACTCGTGGGCGGGCGCGCTCGCTCCCGCCGACTATCGCCGTGCCGTGCTGCCGGCCTCCGCCGCAGCCCTCGAACCCGTGCGGTCGCTGGCTCTGCCCGACGTTCCCGACGGTGTGCCGATCATCCACTTCGGGGTGGGAACCGGCGAGATCCTCGCCGACATGGCATCCATCGGCATCGACGCCCTCGGTGTCGACTACCGCATCCCGCTCGACGTCGCCGCCGCTCGGGTCGGCGCGAACCTCACCCTGCAGGGGAACCTCGACCCCGCGCTGCTGTTCGCGCCCGAAGAGGCCCGGCGCGCCGCCGTGCACGAGACGCTCACGGCCGGGCTCGCGGCCCGCGCCCATGTGTTCAACCTCGGCCACGGTGTGCCGAAGGACACCGACCCTGCCGTCCTCACCGACCTCGTGCGCACCGTGCACGACTGGCGCAGGCCGTGA
- a CDS encoding glutamyl-tRNA reductase, with protein sequence MLVCLTAHQRTTPLEDLEQLSVLGDRAAAELARAHEAIRGAVVLATCNRFEAYFDVADAPDASPIPAMDAAMERISGLTALPFRRLRDTVDFAHGNGVAQHLFSVAAGLDSVAVGEDEISGQVGRALEAARRDGATTAPLEHLFQRATETSRAVKNSTRLGESGRSLVRLAVELAGSRVGAWEDARVLLVGTGRYAAASLAALRAVGATDVRVHSPSGRNRFAERENLVLVTGDRFAHEAAEADVIVTCTTTTADAFVLTAEGHRAARASAGTAQREQLVIDLGMPRNVDSGLRSLDGVEVLDLDTIRVHAPIDEFATIDEARLIVQTAAQRHATARRVHEVAPAVVDMRAYVHDVLGAEIARARSRGAGEDTEAALRHFSGALLHGLIAQGHALASAGDGTAWRDAVATVFPDATRQSSARIERPRDPGRDLG encoded by the coding sequence GTGCTCGTCTGTCTGACCGCGCATCAGCGCACCACGCCGCTCGAGGATCTCGAACAGCTCTCGGTCCTCGGCGACCGCGCCGCCGCCGAACTCGCCCGCGCCCACGAAGCGATCCGCGGCGCCGTCGTGCTCGCCACGTGCAACCGGTTCGAGGCCTATTTCGACGTCGCCGACGCCCCCGATGCCTCGCCCATCCCGGCGATGGACGCAGCGATGGAACGGATCTCCGGTCTCACCGCGCTCCCCTTCCGACGCCTGCGCGACACGGTGGACTTCGCGCACGGCAACGGCGTCGCCCAGCATCTCTTCTCGGTCGCCGCCGGCCTCGACTCGGTCGCCGTCGGCGAGGACGAGATCTCCGGCCAGGTGGGCCGCGCGCTCGAGGCCGCGCGCCGCGACGGAGCCACGACCGCACCGCTCGAGCACCTGTTCCAGCGCGCGACGGAGACCTCCCGCGCCGTGAAGAACTCCACCCGCCTGGGCGAGTCCGGGCGTTCGCTCGTGCGTCTCGCCGTCGAGCTGGCCGGATCGCGCGTCGGCGCGTGGGAGGACGCGCGGGTCCTCCTCGTCGGCACGGGGCGGTACGCGGCGGCATCCCTCGCCGCGCTCCGTGCGGTGGGCGCAACGGATGTCCGTGTGCACTCCCCGTCCGGGCGCAACCGGTTCGCAGAGCGCGAGAACCTCGTCCTGGTCACCGGCGACCGCTTCGCCCACGAGGCGGCCGAGGCCGACGTGATCGTCACGTGCACGACGACGACGGCCGATGCGTTCGTCCTCACCGCCGAGGGGCACCGTGCGGCACGCGCCTCAGCCGGCACCGCGCAGCGCGAGCAGCTCGTGATCGATCTCGGAATGCCGCGCAACGTCGACTCGGGGCTGCGCTCCCTCGACGGCGTCGAGGTGCTCGATCTCGACACGATCCGCGTGCACGCGCCGATCGACGAGTTCGCGACGATCGACGAGGCCCGCCTCATCGTGCAGACCGCCGCCCAGCGGCACGCGACGGCGCGGCGGGTGCACGAGGTCGCACCCGCGGTCGTCGACATGCGCGCCTACGTGCACGACGTCCTCGGGGCCGAGATCGCCCGCGCCCGCTCCCGCGGGGCCGGAGAGGACACCGAAGCGGCGCTCCGGCACTTCTCGGGCGCCCTGCTGCACGGGCTCATCGCGCAGGGGCACGCCCTGGCATCCGCCGGCGACGGCACGGCGTGGCGCGATGCCGTCGCGACCGTCTTCCCCGATGCGACGCGCCAGTCTTCGGCACGGATCGAGCGCCCCCGAGACCCCGGGCGCGACCTCGGATGA
- a CDS encoding LacI family DNA-binding transcriptional regulator yields MSRVTLRDVAERAGVSTAATSQALNDRGSMRPETRERIKAIAAELGYSPNKHAAALRSGRAMSIGFVMAATSLQDGRRALQRARQLDALVGAGAVRGFTVTVLPDSRPDLLAGAEIDALFFPDPADDRAILREAVAAGIPVAANDLSVPDGLTIRTGYPTAVRLGLAHLEQTGAERIGFLVDESAVPRDQLGESAYLAWSAVRGRTPIVARVDAGRRRLMSSLHTLLDAGVDAVFAFCEEGPEIYLHLEEIGILMPRDVQLIALCTGDCSLGERLGITQVCLYPDRAADALFAAIDEGTVTPASVELPIDLMRGATTR; encoded by the coding sequence ATGAGCCGGGTCACGCTGCGCGATGTGGCCGAGCGCGCCGGCGTGTCGACGGCGGCGACGAGCCAGGCGCTCAACGATCGCGGCAGCATGCGACCCGAGACGCGCGAACGCATCAAGGCGATCGCGGCGGAGCTCGGCTACTCCCCCAACAAGCACGCCGCGGCGCTGCGGAGCGGCCGGGCGATGTCGATCGGCTTCGTCATGGCGGCCACCTCACTGCAGGACGGACGGCGGGCACTCCAGCGCGCGCGGCAGCTGGACGCGCTCGTCGGCGCCGGTGCGGTACGCGGCTTCACCGTGACGGTGCTGCCCGATTCGCGACCCGACCTGCTCGCCGGCGCCGAGATCGACGCCCTGTTCTTCCCCGATCCGGCCGATGATCGCGCGATCCTGCGCGAGGCCGTCGCCGCGGGCATCCCGGTGGCGGCGAACGACCTGAGCGTGCCCGACGGCCTCACGATTCGCACCGGCTACCCCACCGCGGTGCGGCTCGGGCTCGCGCACCTCGAGCAGACCGGCGCCGAGCGGATCGGCTTTCTCGTGGACGAGAGCGCCGTGCCGCGCGACCAGCTGGGCGAGAGTGCATACCTGGCGTGGAGCGCCGTGCGGGGGCGCACGCCCATCGTCGCCCGCGTCGACGCGGGCCGCCGACGCCTGATGAGCTCTCTGCACACTCTGCTCGACGCCGGAGTGGACGCGGTGTTCGCGTTCTGCGAGGAGGGCCCGGAGATCTACCTGCATCTCGAGGAGATCGGCATACTCATGCCGCGCGACGTGCAGCTGATCGCCCTGTGCACGGGCGACTGCTCGCTCGGCGAACGCCTCGGCATCACTCAGGTGTGCCTCTACCCCGATCGCGCCGCCGACGCCCTGTTCGCCGCGATCGACGAGGGCACCGTCACCCCGGCATCCGTTGAACTGCCCATCGACCTGATGCGCGGCGCGACCACCCGCTGA
- a CDS encoding SDR family NAD(P)-dependent oxidoreductase produces MPLVLVTGAARADSIAAGVVPRLRDDGWDVVTSDLDTGDYPCDLADPDAPTALIERVVDERGPLSGLVLSHAHCVESGILDTSAASFDRHVAVNARATLLMIAAFARHADAGGGAIVAYTSDHTTGNLPYGASKGALDRIVISAARELGPRSISANVVNPGPIDTGWMDAATRAALTAQHPLGRAGTPRDIAAITAFLLSPDGRWISGQLLHADGGFSARF; encoded by the coding sequence ATGCCCCTCGTTCTCGTGACCGGTGCCGCGCGCGCCGACAGCATCGCTGCAGGCGTCGTGCCGCGACTGCGCGACGACGGCTGGGACGTCGTCACCAGCGATCTGGACACGGGCGACTATCCGTGCGATCTCGCCGATCCGGATGCGCCGACCGCGCTGATCGAGCGGGTCGTCGACGAACGCGGACCCCTGTCGGGCCTCGTCCTGAGCCACGCGCACTGCGTCGAATCGGGGATCCTCGACACCAGCGCGGCGAGTTTCGACCGCCATGTCGCCGTGAACGCTCGCGCGACGCTGCTGATGATCGCGGCCTTCGCTCGGCACGCGGATGCCGGCGGAGGGGCGATCGTCGCCTACACGAGCGATCACACGACCGGCAACCTGCCCTACGGCGCATCCAAGGGTGCCCTCGATCGGATCGTGATCTCCGCCGCGCGCGAGCTCGGCCCCCGGTCGATCTCCGCGAACGTGGTCAATCCGGGCCCCATCGACACGGGATGGATGGATGCCGCGACACGCGCGGCGCTCACCGCGCAGCATCCGCTCGGCCGCGCTGGCACGCCGCGCGATATCGCCGCGATCACCGCATTCCTCCTCTCGCCCGACGGACGATGGATCAGCGGACAGCTGCTGCACGCCGACGGCGGATTCTCCGCGCGGTTCTGA
- a CDS encoding phosphotransferase — protein MPDEELLSGGNVAPAVVRIGRTVRKPWTASTASVSHFVAFLRSAGVDAPAAHGRDEQGRHVQEYVPGRLAIDAAPLTHDQLRRVGAMVRGIHDASAHYVAPPDAVWDSAIPAPGAEFVCHNDLAPWNLILGDRWVFIDWDAAAPSTRLWDLAYAAQTFTLNDPGREPAGAAEDLAAFIDGYGAEDALRRRLPGVLARRTAAMYELLRSSREHGTEPWASMYSAGHGEHWRAAAAYVAAHSAIWAAAL, from the coding sequence ATGCCCGACGAAGAACTCCTGAGCGGAGGCAATGTCGCGCCCGCCGTCGTGAGGATCGGACGGACGGTGCGAAAGCCCTGGACTGCGTCGACCGCGAGCGTGAGCCACTTCGTGGCGTTCCTCCGCTCCGCCGGCGTCGACGCGCCCGCCGCACACGGACGGGACGAGCAGGGACGTCACGTCCAGGAGTACGTCCCCGGCAGGCTCGCGATCGACGCGGCACCCCTGACCCACGATCAGTTGCGCCGCGTCGGTGCGATGGTGCGTGGCATCCACGATGCGAGTGCTCATTACGTCGCCCCGCCGGATGCCGTGTGGGACAGCGCGATCCCCGCGCCCGGAGCCGAGTTCGTCTGCCACAACGATCTGGCCCCCTGGAACCTCATCCTCGGCGATCGCTGGGTGTTCATCGATTGGGATGCCGCCGCGCCGAGCACTCGGCTGTGGGATCTCGCCTATGCCGCGCAGACGTTCACCCTGAACGATCCCGGGCGCGAGCCTGCCGGCGCAGCGGAAGACCTGGCCGCCTTCATCGACGGGTACGGAGCCGAGGACGCTCTGCGCCGCCGCCTGCCAGGGGTGCTCGCTCGACGCACGGCGGCGATGTACGAACTGCTCCGCTCTTCCCGTGAGCACGGCACAGAACCCTGGGCGTCGATGTACTCGGCGGGCCACGGGGAGCACTGGCGTGCGGCGGCCGCGTACGTCGCGGCGCACAGCGCGATCTGGGCCGCCGCCTTATAG